A genomic segment from Flavobacterium inviolabile encodes:
- a CDS encoding Rne/Rng family ribonuclease, whose protein sequence is MYHVNKELIIRSGSDAVDFALLKDGKLIELHKEEGDKNGNGFQVGDIFIAKIRKPVAGLNAAFVNVGFEKDAFLHYHDLGPNLSSLIKFIKLVSAGKIKDFSLKNFPFEPEINKDGAISDVLSANQSILVQVVKEPISTKGPRISSELSLAGRYVVLVPFSDRISISQKIESKEEKDRLKRLVQSIKPKGFGVIVRTVAEGKKVAELDKDLQNLLDKWTAMCKRIPTAHHPSKVLGELNRASSILRDVFNDTFTGIHIDDEDLYYQTKEYLQEIAPSKVSIVKHYQSKELPLFEKYNIERQIKTSFGRTVSMSKGAYLIIEHTEALHVIDVNSGNRSNKAQNQEDTALEVNLIAAAEIARQLRLRDMGGIIVVDFIDMSNPDNRKVLYDFLKEEMSDDKAKHKILPPSKFGLIQITRQRVRPEVNIKTREENPNNENGEIEAPILIVDKISADLERILKDHSKVVLNAHPFVAAYLTKGFPSLRSKWFFEHKKWVKIIPRDAYTYLEYHFFDKQGNEIK, encoded by the coding sequence ATGTACCATGTGAACAAGGAATTAATTATCCGATCTGGTTCAGATGCTGTAGATTTTGCCTTATTAAAAGATGGAAAACTAATTGAATTACACAAAGAAGAGGGCGACAAAAACGGCAACGGCTTTCAGGTGGGCGATATTTTTATTGCCAAAATCAGGAAACCGGTTGCGGGACTAAACGCTGCTTTTGTAAATGTAGGCTTTGAAAAAGACGCCTTTTTACATTATCACGATTTAGGACCAAACCTATCTTCTTTAATAAAATTCATAAAACTTGTAAGCGCAGGTAAAATAAAAGATTTCTCCCTAAAAAACTTTCCTTTTGAACCTGAAATCAACAAAGATGGCGCCATCTCTGATGTATTAAGCGCCAACCAGTCGATTTTAGTTCAAGTAGTTAAAGAACCCATATCCACAAAAGGCCCGAGAATAAGCTCAGAGCTTTCTTTAGCCGGCAGGTATGTTGTTTTAGTTCCTTTTTCGGACCGGATTTCGATTTCTCAAAAAATTGAATCCAAAGAAGAAAAAGACCGCTTAAAACGTTTGGTTCAATCTATCAAACCAAAAGGATTTGGTGTTATTGTCAGAACAGTAGCAGAAGGCAAAAAAGTAGCTGAACTTGACAAAGACTTACAAAATTTACTGGACAAATGGACAGCAATGTGTAAGCGAATCCCTACAGCTCATCATCCTTCAAAAGTATTAGGTGAACTCAACAGAGCCTCCTCAATATTGAGAGATGTATTTAATGATACCTTTACCGGTATTCACATAGATGATGAGGATCTGTATTATCAAACAAAGGAGTATTTGCAAGAAATAGCTCCTTCAAAAGTATCTATTGTTAAGCATTATCAATCGAAAGAGTTACCTCTTTTTGAGAAATACAATATAGAGCGACAAATTAAAACGTCATTTGGAAGAACGGTTTCTATGAGTAAAGGAGCTTACTTAATCATAGAACACACCGAAGCATTACACGTCATTGACGTTAACAGCGGTAATCGTTCCAACAAAGCGCAAAATCAGGAAGACACTGCTCTTGAAGTTAATCTGATAGCTGCTGCAGAAATTGCAAGACAGCTGCGATTAAGAGATATGGGTGGTATTATTGTAGTCGATTTTATCGATATGTCCAATCCTGACAACCGCAAAGTACTCTATGATTTCTTAAAAGAAGAAATGAGCGATGACAAAGCAAAACATAAAATCTTGCCTCCTAGTAAATTTGGATTAATTCAAATCACTAGACAAAGAGTCAGACCTGAAGTTAATATCAAAACAAGAGAAGAAAACCCGAATAATGAAAACGGGGAAATCGAAGCTCCAATCTTGATTGTTGATAAGATATCAGCTGATCTAGAAAGAATTTTAAAGGATCACAGCAAAGTGGTTCTGAATGCGCATCCATTCGTGGCTGCATACCTTACAAAAGGTTTTCCATCATTACGTTCAAAATGGTTTTTTGAACATAAAAAATGGGTGAAAATTATACCTCGTGATGCTTACACGTATTTAGAATACCATTTCTTTGACAAACAGGGAAATGAAATTAAATAA
- a CDS encoding HU family DNA-binding protein — protein sequence MNRKKMTKADIVAKISEKLGLEKGDVQATVESFMDEVKNSLETGDNVYLRGFGSFIIKTRAEKTGRNISKNTTIKIPAHNIPAFKPAKIFVDGVKTNTEVKVN from the coding sequence ATAAATCGAAAGAAAATGACGAAAGCAGACATCGTAGCGAAAATTTCCGAAAAATTGGGTCTAGAAAAAGGAGATGTACAAGCAACAGTTGAGTCTTTTATGGACGAAGTAAAAAACTCATTAGAAACTGGTGACAATGTATACTTAAGAGGTTTTGGTAGCTTTATCATCAAAACAAGAGCAGAAAAAACAGGTAGAAATATCTCTAAAAACACTACAATAAAGATTCCTGCCCACAACATTCCAGCTTTCAAACCAGCAAAAATTTTTGTTGATGGCGTGAAAACGAATACTGAAGTAAAAGTTAACTAA
- the mutY gene encoding A/G-specific adenine glycosylase → MHFTNLLIQWYLQNKRDLPWRKTTNPYPIWLSEIMLQQTRVAQGLPYFLSFTEAFPTVRDLADAEEEQVLKLWQGLGYYSRARNLHATAKQVAYEMGGVFPGTYKELLILKGVGEYTAAAIASIAYGEPVPVVDGNVFRVLSRYFDVETDIASPAAKKEFKELAAALLPKEQASLFNQAMMEFGALQCVPRNPDCGSCVFNDSCAALQKKKVDSLPVKLKKTKVVNRYFNYLILKDVNERSLVAKREAKGIWHGLYEFPLFETSQDIGQEEMAGLLQNSGQDWSREGIETSDLRLLNTKKIIHKLSHQHLHIHFWELKTDKPLVGGMSFPEIEKLPFPIVIYNFIEEYRAK, encoded by the coding sequence ATGCATTTTACTAACTTGTTAATTCAATGGTATTTACAAAATAAACGTGATTTACCCTGGAGAAAAACAACGAATCCGTATCCTATTTGGCTGTCAGAAATCATGTTGCAACAAACGCGAGTTGCGCAGGGTTTGCCCTATTTTTTGTCTTTTACGGAGGCTTTTCCAACGGTTCGTGATCTGGCAGATGCCGAAGAGGAACAAGTGTTAAAACTCTGGCAGGGTTTGGGGTATTATTCCCGTGCCCGTAACCTTCATGCTACGGCCAAACAGGTTGCGTATGAAATGGGTGGGGTATTTCCCGGTACTTATAAGGAGTTGCTAATATTAAAAGGAGTGGGTGAATATACGGCCGCCGCAATCGCTTCCATTGCTTATGGTGAGCCCGTTCCGGTGGTAGACGGTAATGTGTTCCGGGTGTTGTCCCGCTATTTTGATGTGGAAACGGATATTGCTTCTCCGGCGGCTAAAAAAGAATTTAAAGAGCTGGCGGCAGCTTTGTTGCCCAAAGAACAGGCGTCCTTGTTTAATCAGGCGATGATGGAATTTGGTGCTTTGCAATGTGTGCCGAGGAATCCGGATTGCGGAAGCTGCGTTTTTAATGACAGTTGTGCGGCATTGCAAAAGAAAAAAGTAGACAGCCTGCCGGTGAAATTAAAAAAGACAAAAGTTGTTAACCGCTATTTTAATTACCTTATTCTAAAGGATGTCAATGAAAGATCGCTGGTTGCGAAAAGAGAAGCAAAAGGGATCTGGCATGGATTGTATGAATTTCCGCTGTTTGAAACCAGTCAGGATATAGGGCAGGAGGAAATGGCGGGGCTGCTGCAAAACAGCGGGCAGGATTGGAGCAGGGAGGGAATTGAAACATCGGATCTGAGGTTGCTGAACACTAAAAAAATAATCCATAAACTTTCGCACCAACACCTGCACATCCATTTTTGGGAGCTGAAAACAGACAAGCCACTGGTTGGCGGAATGTCTTTTCCGGAGATTGAAAAGCTGCCCTTTCCGATAGTGATCTATAATTTTATTGAAGAGTATAGAGCAAAGTGA
- a CDS encoding single-stranded DNA-binding protein: MNGTVNKVMLIGHLGDDVKMHYFEGGNCIGRFPLATNEVYINKSTNERITSTEWHNLVVRNKAAEICEKYLSKGDKIYVEGRIKSRQWQAEDGTTKYTTEIQVTEFTFLTTKKEIENNKQGFSSSSDPSKPSFDGPNTSGQNDDMPF, encoded by the coding sequence ATGAACGGAACGGTAAATAAAGTTATGTTAATAGGACATTTGGGAGATGATGTAAAAATGCATTATTTCGAAGGCGGAAATTGTATAGGACGTTTCCCTTTGGCTACTAATGAGGTCTATATTAACAAATCCACTAACGAGAGAATCACTTCTACGGAATGGCACAATCTTGTGGTCAGAAATAAAGCGGCTGAAATATGTGAAAAATATCTTTCTAAAGGAGATAAGATTTATGTAGAAGGGCGTATCAAGTCCAGACAATGGCAGGCAGAAGACGGAACTACAAAATATACAACAGAAATCCAGGTTACGGAATTTACTTTTTTAACAACTAAAAAGGAAATTGAAAACAATAAACAGGGATTCTCTTCGTCATCAGATCCTTCGAAGCCTTCTTTTGACGGGCCAAATACGTCAGGTCAGAATGATGACATGCCGTTTTAA
- the gldE gene encoding gliding motility-associated protein GldE, producing MDPGPVSLISIIDFNLIFLIIGILFLLFCSALVSGAEVAIFSLNRKEIDDLISANTNKGKQISRLLETPKKLSMTFLVANNFLNITIVVLFSYFGNRVFSEGMALSTKVILEIAIVAVLILFFGEVLPKMYATRNNVKFAKGVSTFVVFLTGLLTPVSVPLRQIILYLHKKIGKEKENFSVDQLSQALEMTDYGDATKEEQKILEGIVTFGNTEVRQVMSPRIDVFALNIEETFEEIFAKIVDKGYSRIPVYKEDIDHIEGVLFVKDLIPHIDKTDFEWQTLLRSPFFVPENKKLDNLLKEFQGMKNHLAIVVDEYGGTSGLISLEDILEEIVGDISDEFDDEDIVFSQIDAKNFLFEGKISLKDFYRIVPVDEEVFEANKGESETLAGFILEISGNFPKKHQKINFADCIFTVESVDKRRVKQIKVTLL from the coding sequence TTGGACCCAGGCCCCGTCAGTTTAATAAGTATAATAGATTTTAACCTTATTTTTTTAATAATAGGAATACTTTTCCTGTTGTTTTGTTCTGCATTGGTTTCCGGTGCAGAAGTCGCTATTTTTTCCCTGAACAGAAAAGAGATTGACGATTTGATATCGGCCAATACGAATAAAGGAAAACAAATCAGCAGGCTTTTGGAAACACCCAAAAAGCTGTCCATGACTTTTCTGGTCGCCAATAACTTTCTGAACATTACAATTGTGGTGCTTTTTTCCTATTTTGGAAACCGCGTTTTTTCCGAAGGAATGGCGCTGAGCACGAAAGTAATCCTTGAAATTGCCATAGTGGCGGTATTGATCCTGTTTTTTGGGGAAGTACTGCCTAAAATGTATGCCACCCGGAATAATGTAAAATTTGCCAAAGGGGTCAGCACGTTTGTGGTTTTTTTAACCGGACTGCTAACGCCGGTAAGTGTTCCGCTTCGGCAGATCATCCTGTATCTGCATAAAAAAATAGGGAAAGAAAAAGAAAACTTTTCAGTAGATCAGCTGTCGCAGGCATTGGAAATGACCGACTATGGCGATGCAACCAAAGAAGAACAGAAAATACTGGAAGGCATAGTAACGTTTGGTAATACGGAAGTGCGCCAGGTTATGAGTCCCCGTATTGATGTTTTTGCCTTAAATATTGAAGAAACATTTGAAGAGATTTTTGCTAAGATCGTAGATAAAGGCTATTCGAGAATACCGGTTTATAAAGAAGATATCGATCATATTGAAGGCGTTTTGTTTGTAAAAGACCTGATTCCGCATATTGATAAAACCGATTTTGAATGGCAGACCTTATTAAGGAGTCCGTTTTTTGTTCCCGAAAATAAAAAACTCGATAACCTGCTAAAGGAATTTCAGGGTATGAAAAACCATCTTGCAATAGTAGTTGATGAATATGGCGGAACCTCCGGCCTGATATCGCTGGAAGACATACTGGAAGAAATTGTGGGAGATATCAGTGATGAGTTTGATGATGAAGATATTGTCTTTTCGCAGATTGATGCCAAAAACTTCCTGTTTGAAGGGAAGATAAGCCTGAAAGATTTTTACAGGATCGTCCCGGTCGATGAAGAGGTTTTTGAAGCCAATAAAGGGGAATCGGAAACTTTGGCCGGATTTATTTTAGAGATTTCCGGAAATTTTCCAAAAAAGCACCAGAAAATAAATTTTGCAGATTGTATATTTACCGTCGAATCGGTCGATAAACGCCGTGTGAAACAAATTAAAGTTACACTGCTTTAA
- the gldD gene encoding gliding motility lipoprotein GldD, with translation MNRKLRNTGLLLLMGIGFLFTACKGDVVPKPKAHLRLEYPMPEYRMFTDGCAFTFDVNTLTKITEKGACGFNIVYPKMKGTIYIDYKPVNNNIDVLLRDAQKLTYEHVIKADDIQEQPFVNRKDKVYGMFYQVGGDAATNAQFYVTDSTRHFIVGSVYFYAKPNFDSIMPAASYIKNDMREIMQSIRWK, from the coding sequence ATGAATAGAAAATTAAGAAATACCGGATTACTGCTGCTAATGGGAATAGGCTTCTTGTTTACAGCCTGTAAAGGTGATGTAGTGCCAAAGCCAAAAGCACACCTGCGATTGGAATACCCTATGCCGGAATACAGAATGTTTACGGATGGCTGCGCTTTTACTTTTGATGTGAATACGCTGACGAAGATAACCGAAAAAGGAGCCTGTGGCTTTAATATTGTGTATCCGAAAATGAAAGGGACCATTTACATCGATTATAAGCCGGTAAATAATAATATTGATGTCTTGTTAAGAGATGCGCAGAAACTAACGTATGAGCACGTTATTAAAGCGGACGACATACAGGAACAGCCGTTTGTGAACCGTAAAGATAAAGTTTACGGAATGTTTTACCAGGTGGGCGGCGATGCGGCTACGAATGCACAGTTTTATGTAACGGACAGTACGAGGCATTTTATTGTGGGATCGGTTTATTTTTATGCAAAACCAAATTTTGATTCCATTATGCCGGCGGCAAGTTATATTAAAAACGACATGCGGGAAATCATGCAAAGCATACGATGGAAATAA
- a CDS encoding IS3 family transposase (programmed frameshift): MKDTTTTRVKRTQKDYNMAFKLAVVSRVEQGEMTYKQAQTVYGIQGRSTVLVWLRKYGNLDWSKPNLLFMSKSKETPAQIIKRLEKELADEKLRNKILNTMIDISDSQYGTQIRKKFFSQTIFRLREGAGISLSKSCRLFGISRQAIYQEQKRILDRESELLKVKHLVLSLRLEMPRIGTRKLYYLLSKQFDQQGVKIGRDALFGYLRREKLLVKPMKSYTKTTYSKHWLHKYENLLKECEIKRPEQVYVSDITYVKSSRKTHYLSLVTDAYSRKIMGYKLSDDMSSENVVQALKMAIQNRKSTLPLIHHSDRGLQYCSKIYQEVLAKNGITPSMTDGYDCYQNALAERINGILKNEFLFYKCKDGQTLGKLIKTAIETYNAKRPHLSLMMKTPNFIHEKTSQVNLTG; the protein is encoded by the exons ATGAAAGACACAACAACAACGCGAGTTAAGCGTACTCAAAAGGATTATAATATGGCTTTTAAATTAGCTGTAGTTTCCCGAGTTGAACAAGGCGAAATGACCTATAAACAGGCTCAAACTGTTTACGGTATCCAAGGCAGAAGTACTGTTTTGGTTTGGCTGCGAAAATATGGTAACTTAGACTGGAGTAAACCAAATCTGTTATTTATGTCTAAATCTAAAGAAACCCCGGCTCAGATTATTAAACGATTAGAGAAAGAACTGGCAGATGAGAAGCTTCGAAATAAGATCCTCAATACGATGATCGACATTTCTGATAGTCAGTACGGAACCCAGATCCGAAAAAAGT TTTTCTCCCAAACCATCTTCCGACTCCGGGAAGGAGCAGGAATAAGTTTGTCCAAAAGTTGCCGATTGTTTGGGATAAGTAGGCAAGCTATATATCAGGAACAAAAAAGAATCCTCGATCGGGAATCTGAGTTACTCAAAGTAAAGCATCTGGTTCTTTCTTTGCGATTGGAAATGCCACGTATAGGGACACGTAAACTATATTACCTACTTTCGAAGCAATTTGATCAACAGGGTGTAAAGATAGGTCGTGATGCCTTATTTGGTTATCTAAGAAGGGAGAAGTTACTTGTTAAACCAATGAAGAGTTACACTAAAACTACCTATTCTAAACATTGGCTACACAAGTACGAAAATCTTTTGAAAGAGTGTGAGATTAAACGTCCTGAACAGGTATATGTAAGCGACATCACTTATGTCAAATCATCCCGGAAAACCCATTATCTGTCTTTAGTTACTGATGCTTATAGCAGAAAAATAATGGGGTATAAGCTGAGTGATGATATGAGTTCTGAAAATGTGGTACAGGCATTAAAAATGGCTATACAGAATAGGAAATCAACATTACCCCTGATACATCACTCCGATAGAGGATTACAATATTGTTCTAAAATTTATCAGGAAGTATTAGCTAAAAACGGTATTACACCCTCTATGACTGACGGATATGATTGTTATCAAAATGCTTTAGCTGAAAGAATAAACGGAATTTTAAAAAACGAATTCTTGTTTTATAAATGCAAAGATGGTCAGACTTTAGGAAAGCTTATAAAAACAGCGATAGAAACGTATAATGCTAAAAGACCTCATTTGAGTTTAATGATGAAAACGCCTAATTTTATACATGAAAAAACCAGCCAGGTAAACCTGACTGGTTAA
- a CDS encoding cation transporter yields MNFTKKIAVFALTAFVLVSCKKEDKNTTAATATEASKDVAAKMETASMNIEGMTCAMGCAATIENKLSHLEGVTSAKVDFETKTATVEFDANKQSTTSLTQTVEGVADGKTYKVTSVKSSGDKAMVMDQEPKKAEGKKCCSADAKKSCADKKGDAPKSCATDAKKDTDVKKA; encoded by the coding sequence ATGAATTTCACAAAAAAAATAGCTGTATTTGCTTTAACCGCTTTTGTATTGGTTAGTTGTAAAAAAGAAGATAAAAACACTACTGCAGCAACCGCAACAGAAGCGTCAAAAGACGTAGCAGCAAAAATGGAAACAGCCAGCATGAACATTGAAGGAATGACCTGCGCTATGGGCTGTGCAGCCACTATTGAAAATAAATTATCCCACCTGGAAGGCGTTACTTCTGCCAAAGTTGATTTTGAAACCAAAACAGCTACTGTAGAATTTGATGCAAACAAACAGTCAACTACTTCCCTGACACAAACTGTCGAAGGTGTTGCCGACGGAAAAACATACAAAGTTACCAGCGTAAAATCATCTGGTGACAAAGCAATGGTTATGGATCAGGAACCGAAAAAAGCAGAAGGTAAAAAATGCTGTTCGGCTGATGCTAAAAAATCATGTGCCGATAAAAAAGGAGACGCTCCTAAAAGCTGTGCCACAGATGCTAAAAAAGACACTGACGTTAAAAAGGCATAA
- a CDS encoding DMT family transporter: MTKQLKWVLLIGLSLIWGSSFILIKRGLVGLSPFQLGALRILFAAAFLLLIGFRSLPKIPLGKWKYIALTAFVGTFMPVFLFSIAQTEISSSTSAILNSLTPLNTLLLGAFVFGLEFQRRQFFGVLIGLIGCVLLIYSGAQSNPNQNYYYTLFVVVAAICYAMNVNLIKKYLSDLNTLSITTGNFVVLTIPALIVLSCTDFFQVAGKPEVQESAMYIAILGIVGTGIANIVFFRLIQISSPIFASSVTYLIPVVAFVWGILDHEKMEFFQIVGALIILVGVYFSSRK; the protein is encoded by the coding sequence ATGACAAAACAGCTAAAGTGGGTTTTACTGATAGGGCTTTCCCTGATATGGGGGAGTTCTTTTATTTTAATCAAAAGAGGATTGGTCGGATTATCGCCTTTTCAGCTGGGAGCTTTACGGATATTGTTTGCTGCTGCCTTTTTGCTGCTGATAGGATTTAGAAGCCTGCCGAAAATTCCGCTGGGAAAATGGAAATATATTGCGCTGACGGCTTTTGTGGGAACATTTATGCCGGTGTTTCTTTTTTCTATTGCCCAAACGGAAATCAGCAGTTCAACCAGTGCGATTCTGAATTCGTTAACACCGCTGAATACCTTATTGCTCGGTGCTTTTGTTTTCGGGCTGGAATTTCAGCGAAGACAATTCTTCGGTGTACTGATAGGACTGATAGGCTGTGTGCTGCTCATTTATTCCGGAGCGCAGAGCAATCCCAATCAGAATTACTATTATACTTTGTTTGTGGTCGTGGCGGCAATCTGCTATGCAATGAATGTCAATCTGATTAAAAAATACCTTTCCGATCTGAATACGCTGAGTATTACTACCGGGAACTTTGTTGTGCTGACCATTCCGGCATTGATAGTGCTGTCCTGTACCGATTTCTTTCAGGTTGCCGGTAAACCGGAAGTTCAGGAGTCGGCGATGTATATTGCTATTCTGGGTATTGTAGGAACCGGAATTGCAAACATTGTCTTTTTCCGGTTAATACAGATCTCATCGCCCATTTTTGCGTCTTCCGTTACCTATTTAATTCCGGTGGTTGCTTTTGTGTGGGGTATATTGGATCATGAAAAAATGGAATTCTTTCAAATTGTAGGCGCCCTGATAATTTTAGTCGGAGTGTATTTCTCCAGCAGGAAATAA